CAACTCGTGAATAAGGATACTACCATAAAACTCAGTAAGTTGGGTGAAAAAGCCGGGGCCGTGGGCGCCTGTATGCTGAGCCGTAGCAAGATGCTGGGGCTGATGTAGTCCGGAACCAAAAATTAGCTATAAAGAGAAGTCCGTAGCCTTACGGACTTTTTTTTATACCCGTTATTGCCCGATATTACCTGTCGCAAATGTTTTTTTTAGTCGATTAGAATAAAAAAGACTATAATATTACCTCATTGTAAATTTATTTATTATATTTGCATAGAAAAACGATAAAATTTACTTTATTTTATGCAAACTATAAAATCCCGTCTGATATGAAAACTTCGAGTCGAAGGAATTTTCTTAAGAAAGTAGTTGTGACGGCGGCTTCGGCTGTCGCCGTCCCCGGACTGGTCAAGGCAGCTTCGGAGTTGGGTGCAGAAGGGATGGACGATGCCCTGGCCGCATCCGCTCCGGGGCACGGCGGGCTGATCGTCCCAAAGGGGGAAGGGTTGCGCATCACGGGTACGTTCCTCGACGAAATTTCGCACGACATCCCGCACCAGAACTGGGGCGAGAAGGAGTGGGACGCCGATTTTCGCCATATGAAGTCGATCGGCATCGACACGGTGATCGGGATTCGCTCGGGCTACCGCAAGTTCATCACCTACCCTTCGCCCTACCTGCTCAAAAAAGGGTGTTACATGCCGTCGGTCGACCTGCTCGACCTGTTCCTGCGCCTGGCCGGCAAGTACGGCATGAAGTTCTACTTCGGGCTTTACGACTCGGGCGAATACTGGGACACGGGCGACATGTCGCATGAGGTCGAACATAACAAATATGTAATCGACGAGGTGTGGAACATGTACGGCCGCAAATACGAGAGTTTCGGCGGCTGGTACCTGAGTGGCGAGATCAGCCGTGCCACCAAGGGTGCCATCGGGACGTTCCATGCCCTGGGCAAACAGTGCAAGGAGGTTTCGGGCGGGCTGCCCACCTTCATCTCGCCGTGGATCGACGGCAAGAAGGCCGTGATGGCCAGCGGGAGCAAACTGACCAAGGAGCAGGCTGTTTCCGTCGAGCAGCACGAACGCGAATGGGACGAGATATTCGACGGGATTCACGATGTGGTGGATGCCTGTGCGTTTCAGGACGGGCATATCGACTACGACGAGCTGGACGCGTTCTTCGCGGTCAACAAACGCTTGGCCGACAAGTACGGCATGCAATGCTGGACCAACGCCGAGTCGTTCGACCGCGACATGCCCATCAAATTCCTGCCCATCAAGTTCGACAAGCTGCGCATGAAGCTCGAAGCCGCCATGCGTGCGGGCTACGACAAGGCCATCACGTTCGAATTTTCGCATTTCATGAGCCCCCAGTCGGCATACCTGCAGGCGGGACATCTCTTCGACCGTTACAAGGAATACTTTAACATCCGTTAGCCGATGAAATCACAGACGAATACGGGATATGTGGCATTCCTGTCACTGGTAGCCGCCATAGGCGGGATTTTGTTCGGGTACGACACGGCGGTCATTTCGGGTACGATATCCGGTGTGGCCTCGCAGTTCTCGCTGGACGCCATGCAGCAGGGATGGTTCGTCGGGTGTGCGCTCGTCGGTTCGATCGGCGGCGTGGCCGTGGCCGGAGTGCTGAGCGACCGTTTCGGGCGCAAGCTGACGATGTTGCTGTCGGCCGTGCTGTTCACCGTTTCGGCCGTCGGCTGTGCCGTCAGTGCCGACTTCATCCAACTGGTCGTTTATCGCATCGTGGGCGGTGTGGGCATCGGCGTGGTGTCGATCGTTTCGCCGATGTATATTTCCGAGGTCGCCGTGGCGCGCTGGCGCGGGACACTCGTGTCGCTTTACCAGCTGGCCATCACGGTCGGGTTCCTGGCGGCCTACCTCGTGAACTTCCAGATACTCAAATCGGCCGAAACGGCCGCCTACGCCTCCCCGTGGATGCAGAAGATATGGGTTACGGAGTTGTGGCGCGGCATGTTCGGTGCCGAAACGCTGCCTGCGCTGCTCTTCTTCACCGTTATATTCTTCATTCCCGAAAGCCCCCGCTGGCTCGTGCTGCGCGGCCGCGACGTGCGGGCGCATGCCGTGTTGCAGCGCATCTACCGTTCGTCGGAAGCCGCCGACGAGGAGATCGCTGCCGTACACGGCACGGCTTCCGCCTCGTCGAAGTCCGAATGGCGCGTGCTGTTCGAGCCGGGTATCCGCAAGGCGGTCGTCATAGGCGTTTTCATCGCCATCCTGGGGCAGTTCATGGGCGTGAACGCCGTGCTGTACTACGGCCCGACGATCTTCGAAAATGCAGGGCTGTCGAGCGGCGATTCGCTCTTCTCGCAGGTGCTCGTGGGTGTGGTCAACATGCTGACCTCGGTGCTGGCGCTTGTCATCATCGACCGCGTGGGACGCAAACAACTGGTCTACTGGGGTGTGTCGGGCATGATCGTTTCGCTGCTCTGCATCGGGTTCTATTTTATGTGCGGCGCGGCGCTGGGATTGCCCAGCGTATTCCTGCTGGTGTTCTTCCTGGCCTATATTTTCTGCTGCGCCGTTTCTATCTGCGCCGTGGTGTGGGTGCTGCTCTCGGAGATGTACCCCACCCGGGTGCGCGGGCTGGCGATGTCGATCGCCGGGCTTGCGCTGTGGGTGGGCACCTACCTCATCGGGCAGCTGACGCCGTGGATGCTCGAAAACCTTACGCCCGCCGGCACGTTCTTCCTCTTCGCGGCGATGTGCGTCCCCTATATGTTGATTATCTGGCGTGCCGTTCCCGAAACCACGGGGCGCTCGCTTGAAGAAATAGAGAAATACTGGCAAAAAAATGAATAACACGAATAATGAATCCGGTGCTGTGCGCATTCAGACCGGAGACCTCCGTCGTCTGGATCACCTCCGGGACATCAATTTAACAACCGACACTATGGATTTTCAGAAACTGGCCGGCGAGTATAAGTCGGAGCTGCTGGACAGCGTCCTGCCGTTTTGGCTCGAACACTCCCAGGATAAACAATACGGGGGGTATTTCACCTGCCTCGAACGCGACGGCAGCGTCTACGACACCGACAAGTTCATCTGGCTGCAAGGCCGCGAGGTGTGGCTTTTCTCGATGCTCTATAACAAGGTGGCGAAACGCCCCGAGTGGCTTGAGTGTGCTTTGCAGGGGGCGGAGTTCCTGAAGAAATACGGCCATGACGGCAATTACAACTGGTATTTCTCGCTCACGCGCAACGGCCGGCCGCTGGTCGACCCTTACAACATTTTCTCGTATACGTTCGCCACGATGGCCTTCGCGCAGCTGGCCATCGCCTCGGGCGACACCGGGTATGCCGCCATCGCCAAAAAAACTTTCGACCGGGTGCTCGAGAAGCGTTCGAACCCCAAGGGCAAGTGGTGCAAGGCACATCCGGGGACGCGTCCGATCAAGGATTTCGCGCTGCCGATGATCCTGTGCAACTTGTCGCTCGAAATCGAGCAGCTCATCGACAAGCAACTCATCGACCAAACGATCGAAACATGCCTGCACGAGGTGATGGAGGTCTTTTACCAGAAAGACCTCGGGCTTATCGTCGAGAATGTCTCGGCGGAAGACAATTCGCTGGTCGACTCCTTCGAGGGACGCTCGGTCAACCCGGGGCATTCGCTCGAGGCGATGTGGTTCATCATGGACTTGGGTAAGCGGCTCGGTCGTCCCGAACTGATCGACAAAGCCGTGAAGATCGCGCTTTCGACCATCGAATACGGCTGGGACAAGCAATACGGCGGCATATTCTATTTCATGGATCGTCTCGGGCGTCCGCAGCAGCAGCTCGAATGGGATCAGAAACTGTGGTGGGTGCATATCGAATCCGCGATCACGATGATCAAGGCTTACCAGTTGACGGGCAACAAGGAGTGCCTCGCGTGGTTCCAGAAACTGCACGATTACATGTGGACGCACTTCAAAGATCCGAAATATCCCGAATGGTTCGGTTACCTCAACCGCCGCGGGGAGGTACTCCTCCCGCTCAAGGGCGGCAAGTGGAAGGGCTGTTTCCATGTTCCGCGCGGACTTTACCAGATATGGCAGATCCTCGAACAATGCAAATAGGCGGCTCGTTCCCGATGCCTGATAAACGATTTGCCGGCCTCAAACGGTGCCGTGATATTTAAAAGAAACGAAACAAGCATGACACGTATAGGATTCTTACTTTCGGCGGTATTGTCCCTCGCAATCGGGCACGTACGTCCCGCACAAGCCAAAACGATACGCCGCACGGTCGACGTGCTGGTTATCGGCGGCACGACCTCGGGCACTTCGGCGGCCATCGCCGCGGCGCGTCAGGGGGCGGCCACGCTGGTCGTCGAACCCACGCCCATGCTCGGGGGGATGTTCTCGGCGCAGGGCGTCCCGGCTGCCGACGGTAACCACCACCTGCCCTCGGGGCTGTGGAACGAATTTCGCGAGGCTCTGCGCGCCCATTACGGCGGGGCCGAAGCGCTTGCCACGGGCTGGGTGAGCAACACGCTCTTCGAGCCCCATGTGGCGGACAGCATCTTCAGGGCGATGGCTGCGGCCGAGCCGCGGCTCGAAGTCCTGCACGGGTATGTGCTCGATAAGGTATACAAGCGCGGCAACTGCGTGACGGGCGCCCGTTTCTCGCGTAGCGGGGGCGACAGGCTCGAGGTCTCGGCTCGTATTACGGTCGATGCCACCGACCTGGGCGATGCGCTGCCCATGAGCGGTACGCCCTACCGCATCGGCATGGACGCCCGTGCCGATACGGGCGAGGCGCTGGCGCCTGCCGAGGCGAACGACATCGTGCAAGACCTGACTTTCGTCGCCATCCTCAAGGATTACGGCAAGGGTGCCGACAAGACCATCCCCCGCCCCGAAGGGTACGATCCTGCGGAGTTCGCTGCGGCCTGCCAGACCGCTGCGGGGCAGCCGATCCCGGCGGAGGTGATGCTCAACTACGGCCGCCTGCCCAATGGCAAATACATGCTCAACTGGCCGGTCAACGGCAACGACGTCTACATGAATATCGTCGAGGTGCCCTATGCCCGGCGTGACGCCGCGCTGCGCCCCGCCCGCGAGAAGACCCTGCGGTTCATCTACTATATCCAGCACGAACTGGGTTTCAGCCACCTGGGGATCGCCGATGACGAGTTCGGCACCGCAGACGGATTGGCATACCTGCCTTACCACCGCGAGGGGCGGCGCCTGGACGGGGTGATCCGCTTGACGCTCGATGACGTGGCGGATCGTTACGGCCGCCCGTCGGCACTTTACCGTACCGGCATTTCGGTCGGCGACTATCCCGTCGACCACCACCACGATTGCCGTCCTCAGATCGGGAAGATACCCTTCCCGCCCGTGCCGTCGTTTTCGGTGCCGATGGGGGTGATGATCCCTGCCGGGACGGACAACCTGGTGGTTTCGGACAAGGCCATATCGGTTTCGAACCTTATCAACGGTTCGACGCGCCTGCAGCCGGTAGTCTTGCTCACGGGACAGGCGGCAGGGACGTTGGCGGCCATCGCCGCCCGGGAAGGGTGTACGCCCCGCGAAGTCCCGGTGCGCAGGTTGCAGGCCGCCCTGCTGGCGCAGAATGCGTATATCGCGCCGTTGTACGACGTGAAACCCGACGACCCCGACTTCGCGATGTTGCAGCGCATCGCAGCGACGGGCATCCTGCGTATGACGGGCGAGCCGTTCCAGTGGGCGAACCGCACGTGGTTCTATCCCGAGCGCGGGATCTCCGTCGGTGAGTTCAGCCGCGGCCTGCACGACTATGCGCCGCAGGTCGAAGTGTCCGACGACCCCGCGCCGCTTACGGCGGCGTCGGCTGCCGCCATGCTCCGCAAGGCCGGCGCTGCCGTCGCTGCCGACGGTACGGAGCCCCTGACGCGGCGTGAAGCGGCGCGGATGACGGACGAAGCGCTGCATCCGTTCGACCGCGACATTGATTTCGAAGGAAACTTGATAAAATAACGAACCATGAAGAAACTCATCCTCCTGCTGCTGGCCTCTGCCGTCGCGACGACCGCAGCCGCACAGGCGCAGCGCGATACGCTGACCTTCAACAACGACTATTATTTCTCCAAGCGCAATGTCGAGGAACTGGTGCCGGTCACCGGGCAAAATATCGTGATGCTGGGCAACAGCCTTACCGAACGAGGTTTCTGGGCGGAGTATTTCCAGGGGAAACGCGTGCTCAACCGCGGCATCGGCGGCGACTGCATATCGGGCATGATCAACCGCGTGCAGCCGATCGTCGACGGACGACCGAAGGCCATCTTCATCATGGGTGGTGCCAACGACCTGCTTTTCTCGAAGATTTCGAACGAGAAACTCTTGCAGCAGTACGAACGCCTGCTGGACATCATTGCCCGGGAGACACCCCGCACGAAGGTCTATATCCAGAGCCTGCTGCCGCTCAACGAGGCGCATAACGAAACTTTTATGAAAGGCAAGAATGCCCGTTTCGCCGAGTTCAACGCACTGCTGCGTGCGATGGCCGAACGCCGCGGGCTGACCTTCATCGACATCTGGAGCGCTATGCAGCGCAACGGGGAACTGCCCGAAGAGTACACGTTCGACGGCATCCACCTCAAGGCGGCGGGTTATGCCGTGTGGATCGAGAAAATCAGGCCCTACGTCAAATAAGCTGCCCGGATGAAACGTCTGTTTTTCGCGCTGGCATTGTGCGCGGCGTCGGGGGCCTGCATGGCCGGCGGCGACATGCGCTTCTATGAAGCCTGTTCGGACAAAATCCGCTTTACCGGCCGCGCCGCCGAAAATGGCGACGGCAGCCTGTCGTTCGACTGGAGCGGTTGTCATTTCACGTTCCGTTTCGACGGCAGTCGCTGTGCGATGCGTGCGGCGGATACCGGGCGTAACTACTACAACGTATTCGTCGACGGGCGCCTGTACGGTAAGGCGACCGTCGAGGGAGCCTCGTCGTGCGTGCCCCTCGCCGAAGGGCTTGCGCCGGGGCCGCATACCGTGACGGTGCAGAAACGCACCGAAGCCGAGCAGGGGCGCACGACGCTCTACGGCATCGAGGCCGACGGTGCCCTGCTCGACCTGCCGCCCGCCCCGTCGCGGCTGATCGAGTTCATCGGCGACTCGCACACGTGCGGCTACGGTACCGAGGGGAAAACCGCCTCGGAGCCTTTCACCCCCGAGACCGAGAACTGCGACCTGGCATGGGGCTGCATCGTGGCGCGCTGTTTCGATGCCGATTACGTGCTCACGGCCCATTCGGGGCAGGGCGTTGTCCGTAACTGGGGCGACGTGAAGCAGACGTCGGACGTCACCATGCGCCAGCGCATCCTGCGGACGTTCGACATGACCGACTCGCCGCGGTGGGATTTCCGGGGCTACAAGCCCGATATCGTGGTGATAAAACTGGGCACGAACGATTGCAGCACGGGCATTACACCCTCCGAGGCCGCCTTCGGCAAGGCTTTCCGTGAGCTTTACGGCGCCCTGCGCGAACA
This Alistipes onderdonkii DNA region includes the following protein-coding sequences:
- a CDS encoding DUF4434 domain-containing protein, with the translated sequence MKTSSRRNFLKKVVVTAASAVAVPGLVKAASELGAEGMDDALAASAPGHGGLIVPKGEGLRITGTFLDEISHDIPHQNWGEKEWDADFRHMKSIGIDTVIGIRSGYRKFITYPSPYLLKKGCYMPSVDLLDLFLRLAGKYGMKFYFGLYDSGEYWDTGDMSHEVEHNKYVIDEVWNMYGRKYESFGGWYLSGEISRATKGAIGTFHALGKQCKEVSGGLPTFISPWIDGKKAVMASGSKLTKEQAVSVEQHEREWDEIFDGIHDVVDACAFQDGHIDYDELDAFFAVNKRLADKYGMQCWTNAESFDRDMPIKFLPIKFDKLRMKLEAAMRAGYDKAITFEFSHFMSPQSAYLQAGHLFDRYKEYFNIR
- a CDS encoding sugar porter family MFS transporter gives rise to the protein MKSQTNTGYVAFLSLVAAIGGILFGYDTAVISGTISGVASQFSLDAMQQGWFVGCALVGSIGGVAVAGVLSDRFGRKLTMLLSAVLFTVSAVGCAVSADFIQLVVYRIVGGVGIGVVSIVSPMYISEVAVARWRGTLVSLYQLAITVGFLAAYLVNFQILKSAETAAYASPWMQKIWVTELWRGMFGAETLPALLFFTVIFFIPESPRWLVLRGRDVRAHAVLQRIYRSSEAADEEIAAVHGTASASSKSEWRVLFEPGIRKAVVIGVFIAILGQFMGVNAVLYYGPTIFENAGLSSGDSLFSQVLVGVVNMLTSVLALVIIDRVGRKQLVYWGVSGMIVSLLCIGFYFMCGAALGLPSVFLLVFFLAYIFCCAVSICAVVWVLLSEMYPTRVRGLAMSIAGLALWVGTYLIGQLTPWMLENLTPAGTFFLFAAMCVPYMLIIWRAVPETTGRSLEEIEKYWQKNE
- a CDS encoding AGE family epimerase/isomerase, producing the protein MDFQKLAGEYKSELLDSVLPFWLEHSQDKQYGGYFTCLERDGSVYDTDKFIWLQGREVWLFSMLYNKVAKRPEWLECALQGAEFLKKYGHDGNYNWYFSLTRNGRPLVDPYNIFSYTFATMAFAQLAIASGDTGYAAIAKKTFDRVLEKRSNPKGKWCKAHPGTRPIKDFALPMILCNLSLEIEQLIDKQLIDQTIETCLHEVMEVFYQKDLGLIVENVSAEDNSLVDSFEGRSVNPGHSLEAMWFIMDLGKRLGRPELIDKAVKIALSTIEYGWDKQYGGIFYFMDRLGRPQQQLEWDQKLWWVHIESAITMIKAYQLTGNKECLAWFQKLHDYMWTHFKDPKYPEWFGYLNRRGEVLLPLKGGKWKGCFHVPRGLYQIWQILEQCK
- a CDS encoding FAD-dependent oxidoreductase produces the protein MTRIGFLLSAVLSLAIGHVRPAQAKTIRRTVDVLVIGGTTSGTSAAIAAARQGAATLVVEPTPMLGGMFSAQGVPAADGNHHLPSGLWNEFREALRAHYGGAEALATGWVSNTLFEPHVADSIFRAMAAAEPRLEVLHGYVLDKVYKRGNCVTGARFSRSGGDRLEVSARITVDATDLGDALPMSGTPYRIGMDARADTGEALAPAEANDIVQDLTFVAILKDYGKGADKTIPRPEGYDPAEFAAACQTAAGQPIPAEVMLNYGRLPNGKYMLNWPVNGNDVYMNIVEVPYARRDAALRPAREKTLRFIYYIQHELGFSHLGIADDEFGTADGLAYLPYHREGRRLDGVIRLTLDDVADRYGRPSALYRTGISVGDYPVDHHHDCRPQIGKIPFPPVPSFSVPMGVMIPAGTDNLVVSDKAISVSNLINGSTRLQPVVLLTGQAAGTLAAIAAREGCTPREVPVRRLQAALLAQNAYIAPLYDVKPDDPDFAMLQRIAATGILRMTGEPFQWANRTWFYPERGISVGEFSRGLHDYAPQVEVSDDPAPLTAASAAAMLRKAGAAVAADGTEPLTRREAARMTDEALHPFDRDIDFEGNLIK
- a CDS encoding GDSL-type esterase/lipase family protein, producing the protein MKKLILLLLASAVATTAAAQAQRDTLTFNNDYYFSKRNVEELVPVTGQNIVMLGNSLTERGFWAEYFQGKRVLNRGIGGDCISGMINRVQPIVDGRPKAIFIMGGANDLLFSKISNEKLLQQYERLLDIIARETPRTKVYIQSLLPLNEAHNETFMKGKNARFAEFNALLRAMAERRGLTFIDIWSAMQRNGELPEEYTFDGIHLKAAGYAVWIEKIRPYVK
- a CDS encoding SGNH/GDSL hydrolase family protein; the protein is MKRLFFALALCAASGACMAGGDMRFYEACSDKIRFTGRAAENGDGSLSFDWSGCHFTFRFDGSRCAMRAADTGRNYYNVFVDGRLYGKATVEGASSCVPLAEGLAPGPHTVTVQKRTEAEQGRTTLYGIEADGALLDLPPAPSRLIEFIGDSHTCGYGTEGKTASEPFTPETENCDLAWGCIVARCFDADYVLTAHSGQGVVRNWGDVKQTSDVTMRQRILRTFDMTDSPRWDFRGYKPDIVVIKLGTNDCSTGITPSEAAFGKAFRELYGALREHYGSVPILYVIPDGAEAFYPYMQSVMAGLEDGDLHCVMHFTGITNQDGDLGAGYHPNHRGHRKFAAAVIPYISTIMGWEMPMEVIQ